A genomic stretch from Solenopsis invicta isolate M01_SB chromosome 15, UNIL_Sinv_3.0, whole genome shotgun sequence includes:
- the LOC105195474 gene encoding nuclear receptor-binding factor 2 isoform X1, which produces MRFLLIRISGFFVVMETSALNLAHEKQRRAEALLREGKFEEAASCHETVADLLAEAHAQLESSLIHVQAPTLSSQDSSKFLTPIHSLVTLESLSLQRDYHKRQAAVVRMKQAQYEEYKTTLENRQKDLLNKHAARYSERDNCTDIKIDKFDGSLRQAIYKTIDEQDSLLSLIDIKLPNTEEKSFKHPKDTGTVIEELRTVNSQLRSLVGSLLSQLEAKEEEVRQLTERLYAVSVNSNDIRSEEHRLSLDPLPPLTPLEMPLFDFTSS; this is translated from the exons CTTCTTGTTGATCAGGATCTCTGGCTTCTTTGTGGTTATGGAGACGTCTGCCTTGAATCTG GCACACGAGAAGCAAAGACGAGCAGAAGCATTGTTACGAGAAGGAAAGTTCGAGGAAGCAGCTTCGTGTCACGAAACTGTGGCTGATCTTTTGGCAGAAGCTCATGCGCAACTCGAGTCCAGTCTCATCCATGTACAGGCACCTACTTTGTCTTCCCAAGACTCATCAAAATTTCTGACACCAATTCACTCGCTTGTTACATTGGAATCCCTTAGCCTACAACGGGATTACCATAAGAGACAGGCAGCTGTTGTCAG aatgaAGCAGGCACAATATGAGGAGTACAAAACAACGTTAGAAAATCGTCAGAAAGATCTTCTTAATAAGCATGCAGCCAGATATAGCGAAAGAGATAATTGTACggatataaaaattgataagttTGATGGTTCTCTACGTCAAgctatatataaaactattgaCGAACAAGATAGTCTTCTGAGTTTAATAGACATCAAGCTACCTAATACAGAAGAAAAGAGTTTTAAACATCCCAAAGACACGGGCACCGTTATAGAAGAGCTCAGAACCGTTAATAGCCAATTGCGATCTCTTGTAGGGAGCTTACTCAGCCAACTAGAAGCAAAGGAAGAAGAGGTACGCCAATTAACAGAGCGTCTCTATGCAGTTTCTGTCAATTCTAACGACATCAGATCCGAAGAACATCGTCTTAGTCTTGATCCTCTACCTCCCTTGACACCTCTTGAAATGCCTCTTTTCGATTTTACATCTTCATAA
- the LOC105195474 gene encoding nuclear receptor-binding factor 2 isoform X2, which translates to METSALNLAHEKQRRAEALLREGKFEEAASCHETVADLLAEAHAQLESSLIHVQAPTLSSQDSSKFLTPIHSLVTLESLSLQRDYHKRQAAVVRMKQAQYEEYKTTLENRQKDLLNKHAARYSERDNCTDIKIDKFDGSLRQAIYKTIDEQDSLLSLIDIKLPNTEEKSFKHPKDTGTVIEELRTVNSQLRSLVGSLLSQLEAKEEEVRQLTERLYAVSVNSNDIRSEEHRLSLDPLPPLTPLEMPLFDFTSS; encoded by the exons ATGGAGACGTCTGCCTTGAATCTG GCACACGAGAAGCAAAGACGAGCAGAAGCATTGTTACGAGAAGGAAAGTTCGAGGAAGCAGCTTCGTGTCACGAAACTGTGGCTGATCTTTTGGCAGAAGCTCATGCGCAACTCGAGTCCAGTCTCATCCATGTACAGGCACCTACTTTGTCTTCCCAAGACTCATCAAAATTTCTGACACCAATTCACTCGCTTGTTACATTGGAATCCCTTAGCCTACAACGGGATTACCATAAGAGACAGGCAGCTGTTGTCAG aatgaAGCAGGCACAATATGAGGAGTACAAAACAACGTTAGAAAATCGTCAGAAAGATCTTCTTAATAAGCATGCAGCCAGATATAGCGAAAGAGATAATTGTACggatataaaaattgataagttTGATGGTTCTCTACGTCAAgctatatataaaactattgaCGAACAAGATAGTCTTCTGAGTTTAATAGACATCAAGCTACCTAATACAGAAGAAAAGAGTTTTAAACATCCCAAAGACACGGGCACCGTTATAGAAGAGCTCAGAACCGTTAATAGCCAATTGCGATCTCTTGTAGGGAGCTTACTCAGCCAACTAGAAGCAAAGGAAGAAGAGGTACGCCAATTAACAGAGCGTCTCTATGCAGTTTCTGTCAATTCTAACGACATCAGATCCGAAGAACATCGTCTTAGTCTTGATCCTCTACCTCCCTTGACACCTCTTGAAATGCCTCTTTTCGATTTTACATCTTCATAA
- the LOC105195501 gene encoding major facilitator superfamily domain-containing protein 6 isoform X1, whose protein sequence is MQNYGHEDYDYGMSNDGQPPSGRTLPQMPSARPLVDPQAEGEVDPTMYPQPKEATHKIRGKSDILEYLFGTVDQELLTVKTFYFFFYSAFGSLFPLMGVYFKQMGMNAAQCGLLIGLRPFIEFLSAPFWGSLADRWQKGKLILLASLSCWIIFTLPLGFIQPPPTSCMGKNESNDRISTYLVASNRELRIVKRSTKLEELYYPENKEEYLEVASNVVFERLRRSTDDNEIFDYMKKPKPKEFSTFGSYDIERNDVTDFDNIAYDLRNNRVRRQTSVTDKGDVGELKYKLLSESDDADARGIDLEALQEKNRPADVLEYKRFMKNEPVTDQTVPKKAYVRPKTRVKPPPEKIMVKRDTEKKQTFSYEDDMIKINDSEEENERNMDMPLVRSRRSTRLFQSPFDSDRLSPMPVKTAMNYNEKEHSDWVKPLFSSIVYRLGDIQKTFFLLLLLVVVGEFFSAPAITLADSAVITLLGEDADRYGHQRMFGSLGWGLAMFFVGIALDHSTAFPDHPCKPDEREKNYTICFAIFSVLMGAALITATQINFKYDVAPAEPEVVKPPTEPTREEQLQSQLSQQLNLPGLQDSSAPDPKPPPPPEGKTKMFAQTMKEIPEWVTVLKQFKNVKCASFLFVAWFMGFGIGLIFTFLFWHLQDYGGSPTLFGVASVINHISEIFAYFFSFKLIRQMGHVKVLCLGLGGNVLRFLYISWLKNPWWVLPFEFIQGITHAAVWAACCSYIAHNTPPQLRSSAQGVLQGLHHGLGRGCGAVIGGMFVAAYGTTNVFRTYGLICIIVLAVFVFINFYRKDTGFVSELPQTEDPHQVAEATHLAPHGVPSNAIPRALSSTRLHELANQDAGYGATYQTAGGNLAVPGANGGPGNPTNPFLNGGGGGEGGYNYGMTGKGEDEYIRRSFQIYSEVVGREFDVVKPTIQLHAQQPCTNPFHQHDYDW, encoded by the exons ATGCAGAACTATGGACACGAGGATTACGACTACGGTATGTCGAACGACGGCCAACCACCGTCGGGCAGAACCCTCCCCCAGATGCCATCCGCCAGGCCGCTGGTGGACCCGCAGGCCGAGGGTGAGGTCGATCCCACCATGTACCCCCAGCCGAAGGAGGCCACGCACAAGATTCGCGGTAAGAGCGACATCCTGGAGTACCTCTTCGGCACCGTTGACCAAGAGCTCCTCACCGTGAAGACCTTCTACTTTTTCTTCTACTCGGCCTTCGGTTCCCTCTTCCCGCTTATGGGGGTATACTTCAAGCAGATGGGCATGAACGCGGCTCAGTGCGGCCTTCTCATCGGTCTGAGGCCGTTCATCGAGTTCCTGAGCGCTCCCTTCTGGGGCTCTTTGGCCGACAG ATGGCAAAAGGGTAAACTTATTCTATTGGCTTCCCTTTCTTGCTGGATCATCTTCACTCTGCCATTGGGTTTCATTCAGCCTCCGCCCACCTCTTGCATGGGCAAAAATGAATCGAACGACAGAATATCGACGTATCTGGTGGCATCTAACAGGGAGCTGAGAATTGTAAAAAGATCGACCAAACTGGAGGAGCTATATTACCCCGAGAATAAAGAAGAATATCTGGAGGTCGCGTCCAATGTTGTCTTCGAAAGATTACGACGAAGTACGGACGATAACGAGATATTTGATTATATGAAGAAACCAAAACCAAAAGAATTTAGTACATTCGGATCTTACGACATTGAGAGGAATGATGTTACAGATTTCGATAACATCGCATACGACTTGAGAAACAACAGAGTCAGGAGACAAACATCCGTCACGGATAAGGGCGATGTCGGAGAACTTAAATACAAGTTGTTATCCGAAAGCGACGATGCGGATGCGAGAGGGATCGACCTGGAAGCGTTGCAGGAGAAAAATCGTCCAGCCGACGTGTTGGAGTATAAACGCTTCATGAAG AATGAACCGGTAACCGATCAAACAGTCCCGAAGAAGGCTTACGTTCGTCCCAAAACGCGCGTGAAGCCACCACCGGAAAAGATAATGGTAAAACGAGACACGGAGAAGAAGCAAACGTTCTCGTACGAGGATGATATGATCAAAATTAATGACAGTGAGGAGGAAAACGAAAGAAATATGGATATGCCATTGGTGAGGAGTCGCAGGAGCACAAGACTGTTTCAGAGTCCTTTCGACTCAGATCGGTTATCACCTATGCCAGTTAAAACCGCCATGAATTATAACGAGAAAGAGCACTCGGATTGGGTGAAGCCACTTTTCAGTTCTATAGTCTACAGATTAGGG GATATTCAAAAAACATTCTTCCTCTTGCTATTATTGGTAGTAGTCGGTGAATTTTTTTCGGCGCCTGCCATAACATTAGCCGATTCAGCCGTTATTACTTTACTCGGTGAAGACGCCGATAG ATATGGTCATCAACGCATGTTTGGAAGTCTCGGATGGGGCTTGGCTATGTTCTTCGTTGGAATCGCTCTCGATCACAGTACCGCGTTTCCGGATCATCCTTGTAAACctgacgagagagagaaaaattacacaatttgtTTCGCAATATTCAGCGTTTTGATGGGCGCCGCGTTGATAACAGCGAcgcaaattaatttcaaatatgatgTTGCTCCCGCTGAGCCG GAGGTGGTGAAACCTCCGACTGAGCCAACGCGGGAAGAGCAACTTCAAAGTCAGTTATCCCAGCAGCTTAATCTGCCTGGGCTTCAGGATTCTTCCGCTCCCGATCCTAAGCCTCCTCCACCTCCCGAGGGGAAG ACCAAAATGTTCGCTCAAACGATGAAAGAAATACCGGAATGGGTGACGGTGCTGAAGCAATTCAAGAATGTAAAATGCGCGTCGTTTCTCTTCGTCGCATGGTTTATGGGATTTGGCATTGGATTGATTTTCACCTTTCTATTTTGGCACCTTCAGGATTATGGCGGCTCGCCGACTCTCTTCGGCGTTGCATCCGTAATCAATCATATTTCTGAGATCTTCGCGTATTTCTTCAGCTTCAAACTTATCCGACAAATGGGGCATGTTAAG GTGCTGTGTCTGGGTCTAGGCGGAAATGTTCTCCGATTCCTCTACATATCTTGGCTAAAAAATCCATGGTGGGTGTTGCCCTTCGAATTCATTCAGGGTATTACGCATGCGGCAGTATGGGCGGCATGCTGCAGTTATATCGCTCACAATACACCGCCGCAATTGCGTTCGAGTGCGCAAGGTGTTCTTCAAGGACTTCATCATGGACTTGGAAGAGGTTGCGGTGCAGTAATCGGTGGCATGTTCGTTGCAGCTTatg GTACGACCAATGTTTTCCGAACGTACGGTCTTATCTGCATTATCGTCCTGGCGGTCTTCGTGTTCATCAATTTCTACAGAAAAGATACCGGCTTTGTATCCGAATTACCGCAGACGGAAGATCCGCATCAAGTAGCCGAGGCTACCCATTTGGCACCACACGGTGTACCAAGCAACGCTATACCGCGAGCTCTTAGCTCCACTCGCTTGCATGAACTGGCTAATCAGGATGCAGGCTACGGGGCGACTTATCAGACTGCTGGTGGAAATCTCGCGGTACCCGGTGCTAACGGAG GCCCAGGCAATCCAACGAATCCATTTTTGAATGGCGGAGGTGGCGGCGAAGGTGGATATAATTACGGTATGACTGGCAAAGGAGAGGACGAGTATATTCGTAGGAGCTTCCAG ATCTACAGTGAAGTGGTGGGTAGGGAATTCGATGTCGTAAAACCGACTATCCAACTACACGCCCAACAACCATGCACCAATCCCTTTCATCAACACGACTACGACTGGTAA
- the LOC105195495 gene encoding uncharacterized protein LOC105195495: MLVGGAVSYVAGKQAVRTVYWRTANNGRLLKTAKTCMFQGPPKPAPSSTAASSACPAQSHMDLIPKAI, from the coding sequence ATGCTGGTTGGTGGTGCTGTTAGCTACGTCGCTGGAAAGCAGGCGGTCCGCACGGTCTATTGGCGAACTGCGAACAACGGCCGTCTTCTGAAGACAGCGAAAACTTGCATGTTCCAAGGACCACCCAAACCCGCACCATCGTCTACCGCAGCTTCTTCGGCATGTCCCGCACAGTCGCATATGGACCTAATACCCAAAGCCATTTAA
- the LOC105195501 gene encoding major facilitator superfamily domain-containing protein 6 isoform X2 has translation MQNYGHEDYDYGMSNDGQPPSGRTLPQMPSARPLVDPQAEGEVDPTMYPQPKEATHKIRGKSDILEYLFGTVDQELLTVKTFYFFFYSAFGSLFPLMGVYFKQMGMNAAQCGLLIGLRPFIEFLSAPFWGSLADRWQKGKLILLASLSCWIIFTLPLGFIQPPPTSCMGKNESNDRISTYLVASNRELRIVKRSTKLEELYYPENKEEYLEVASNVVFERLRRNFDNIAYDLRNNRVRRQTSVTDKGDVGELKYKLLSESDDADARGIDLEALQEKNRPADVLEYKRFMKNEPVTDQTVPKKAYVRPKTRVKPPPEKIMVKRDTEKKQTFSYEDDMIKINDSEEENERNMDMPLVRSRRSTRLFQSPFDSDRLSPMPVKTAMNYNEKEHSDWVKPLFSSIVYRLGDIQKTFFLLLLLVVVGEFFSAPAITLADSAVITLLGEDADRYGHQRMFGSLGWGLAMFFVGIALDHSTAFPDHPCKPDEREKNYTICFAIFSVLMGAALITATQINFKYDVAPAEPEVVKPPTEPTREEQLQSQLSQQLNLPGLQDSSAPDPKPPPPPEGKTKMFAQTMKEIPEWVTVLKQFKNVKCASFLFVAWFMGFGIGLIFTFLFWHLQDYGGSPTLFGVASVINHISEIFAYFFSFKLIRQMGHVKVLCLGLGGNVLRFLYISWLKNPWWVLPFEFIQGITHAAVWAACCSYIAHNTPPQLRSSAQGVLQGLHHGLGRGCGAVIGGMFVAAYGTTNVFRTYGLICIIVLAVFVFINFYRKDTGFVSELPQTEDPHQVAEATHLAPHGVPSNAIPRALSSTRLHELANQDAGYGATYQTAGGNLAVPGANGGPGNPTNPFLNGGGGGEGGYNYGMTGKGEDEYIRRSFQIYSEVVGREFDVVKPTIQLHAQQPCTNPFHQHDYDW, from the exons ATGCAGAACTATGGACACGAGGATTACGACTACGGTATGTCGAACGACGGCCAACCACCGTCGGGCAGAACCCTCCCCCAGATGCCATCCGCCAGGCCGCTGGTGGACCCGCAGGCCGAGGGTGAGGTCGATCCCACCATGTACCCCCAGCCGAAGGAGGCCACGCACAAGATTCGCGGTAAGAGCGACATCCTGGAGTACCTCTTCGGCACCGTTGACCAAGAGCTCCTCACCGTGAAGACCTTCTACTTTTTCTTCTACTCGGCCTTCGGTTCCCTCTTCCCGCTTATGGGGGTATACTTCAAGCAGATGGGCATGAACGCGGCTCAGTGCGGCCTTCTCATCGGTCTGAGGCCGTTCATCGAGTTCCTGAGCGCTCCCTTCTGGGGCTCTTTGGCCGACAG ATGGCAAAAGGGTAAACTTATTCTATTGGCTTCCCTTTCTTGCTGGATCATCTTCACTCTGCCATTGGGTTTCATTCAGCCTCCGCCCACCTCTTGCATGGGCAAAAATGAATCGAACGACAGAATATCGACGTATCTGGTGGCATCTAACAGGGAGCTGAGAATTGTAAAAAGATCGACCAAACTGGAGGAGCTATATTACCCCGAGAATAAAGAAGAATATCTGGAGGTCGCGTCCAATGTTGTCTTCGAAAGATTACGACGAA ATTTCGATAACATCGCATACGACTTGAGAAACAACAGAGTCAGGAGACAAACATCCGTCACGGATAAGGGCGATGTCGGAGAACTTAAATACAAGTTGTTATCCGAAAGCGACGATGCGGATGCGAGAGGGATCGACCTGGAAGCGTTGCAGGAGAAAAATCGTCCAGCCGACGTGTTGGAGTATAAACGCTTCATGAAG AATGAACCGGTAACCGATCAAACAGTCCCGAAGAAGGCTTACGTTCGTCCCAAAACGCGCGTGAAGCCACCACCGGAAAAGATAATGGTAAAACGAGACACGGAGAAGAAGCAAACGTTCTCGTACGAGGATGATATGATCAAAATTAATGACAGTGAGGAGGAAAACGAAAGAAATATGGATATGCCATTGGTGAGGAGTCGCAGGAGCACAAGACTGTTTCAGAGTCCTTTCGACTCAGATCGGTTATCACCTATGCCAGTTAAAACCGCCATGAATTATAACGAGAAAGAGCACTCGGATTGGGTGAAGCCACTTTTCAGTTCTATAGTCTACAGATTAGGG GATATTCAAAAAACATTCTTCCTCTTGCTATTATTGGTAGTAGTCGGTGAATTTTTTTCGGCGCCTGCCATAACATTAGCCGATTCAGCCGTTATTACTTTACTCGGTGAAGACGCCGATAG ATATGGTCATCAACGCATGTTTGGAAGTCTCGGATGGGGCTTGGCTATGTTCTTCGTTGGAATCGCTCTCGATCACAGTACCGCGTTTCCGGATCATCCTTGTAAACctgacgagagagagaaaaattacacaatttgtTTCGCAATATTCAGCGTTTTGATGGGCGCCGCGTTGATAACAGCGAcgcaaattaatttcaaatatgatgTTGCTCCCGCTGAGCCG GAGGTGGTGAAACCTCCGACTGAGCCAACGCGGGAAGAGCAACTTCAAAGTCAGTTATCCCAGCAGCTTAATCTGCCTGGGCTTCAGGATTCTTCCGCTCCCGATCCTAAGCCTCCTCCACCTCCCGAGGGGAAG ACCAAAATGTTCGCTCAAACGATGAAAGAAATACCGGAATGGGTGACGGTGCTGAAGCAATTCAAGAATGTAAAATGCGCGTCGTTTCTCTTCGTCGCATGGTTTATGGGATTTGGCATTGGATTGATTTTCACCTTTCTATTTTGGCACCTTCAGGATTATGGCGGCTCGCCGACTCTCTTCGGCGTTGCATCCGTAATCAATCATATTTCTGAGATCTTCGCGTATTTCTTCAGCTTCAAACTTATCCGACAAATGGGGCATGTTAAG GTGCTGTGTCTGGGTCTAGGCGGAAATGTTCTCCGATTCCTCTACATATCTTGGCTAAAAAATCCATGGTGGGTGTTGCCCTTCGAATTCATTCAGGGTATTACGCATGCGGCAGTATGGGCGGCATGCTGCAGTTATATCGCTCACAATACACCGCCGCAATTGCGTTCGAGTGCGCAAGGTGTTCTTCAAGGACTTCATCATGGACTTGGAAGAGGTTGCGGTGCAGTAATCGGTGGCATGTTCGTTGCAGCTTatg GTACGACCAATGTTTTCCGAACGTACGGTCTTATCTGCATTATCGTCCTGGCGGTCTTCGTGTTCATCAATTTCTACAGAAAAGATACCGGCTTTGTATCCGAATTACCGCAGACGGAAGATCCGCATCAAGTAGCCGAGGCTACCCATTTGGCACCACACGGTGTACCAAGCAACGCTATACCGCGAGCTCTTAGCTCCACTCGCTTGCATGAACTGGCTAATCAGGATGCAGGCTACGGGGCGACTTATCAGACTGCTGGTGGAAATCTCGCGGTACCCGGTGCTAACGGAG GCCCAGGCAATCCAACGAATCCATTTTTGAATGGCGGAGGTGGCGGCGAAGGTGGATATAATTACGGTATGACTGGCAAAGGAGAGGACGAGTATATTCGTAGGAGCTTCCAG ATCTACAGTGAAGTGGTGGGTAGGGAATTCGATGTCGTAAAACCGACTATCCAACTACACGCCCAACAACCATGCACCAATCCCTTTCATCAACACGACTACGACTGGTAA
- the LOC105195501 gene encoding major facilitator superfamily domain-containing protein 6 isoform X3 — protein MQNYGHEDYDYGMSNDGQPPSGRTLPQMPSARPLVDPQAEGEVDPTMYPQPKEATHKIRGKSDILEYLFGTVDQELLTVKTFYFFFYSAFGSLFPLMGVYFKQMGMNAAQCGLLIGLRPFIEFLSAPFWGSLADRWQKGKLILLASLSCWIIFTLPLGFIQPPPTSCMGKNESNDRISTYLVASNRELRIVKRSTKLEELYYPENKEEYLEVASNVVFERLRRSTDDNEIFDYMKKPKPKEFSTFGSYDIERNDVTDFDNIAYDLRNNRVRRQTSVTDKGDVGELKYKLLSESDDADARGIDLEALQEKNRPADVLEYKRFMKNEPVTDQTVPKKAYVRPKTRVKPPPEKIMVKRDTEKKQTFSYEDDMIKINDSEEENERNMDMPLVRSRRSTRLFQSPFDSDRLSPMPVKTAMNYNEKEHSDWVKPLFSSIVYRLGDIQKTFFLLLLLVVVGEFFSAPAITLADSAVITLLGEDADRYGHQRMFGSLGWGLAMFFVGIALDHSTAFPDHPCKPDEREKNYTICFAIFSVLMGAALITATQINFKYDVAPAEPEVVKPPTEPTREEQLQSQLSQQLNLPGLQDSSAPDPKPPPPPEGKTKMFAQTMKEIPEWVTVLKQFKNVKCASFLFVAWFMGFGIGLIFTFLFWHLQDYGGSPTLFGVASVINHISEIFAYFFSFKLIRQMGHVKVLCLGLGGNVLRFLYISWLKNPWWVLPFEFIQGITHAAVWAACCSYIAHNTPPQLRSSAQGVLQGLHHGLGRGCGAVIGGMFVAAYGTTNVFRTYGLICIIVLAVFVFINFYRKDTGFVSELPQTEDPHQVAEATHLAPHGVPSNAIPRALSSTRLHELANQDAGYGATYQTAGGNLAVPGANGGPGNPTNPFLNGGGGGEGGYNYDLQ, from the exons ATGCAGAACTATGGACACGAGGATTACGACTACGGTATGTCGAACGACGGCCAACCACCGTCGGGCAGAACCCTCCCCCAGATGCCATCCGCCAGGCCGCTGGTGGACCCGCAGGCCGAGGGTGAGGTCGATCCCACCATGTACCCCCAGCCGAAGGAGGCCACGCACAAGATTCGCGGTAAGAGCGACATCCTGGAGTACCTCTTCGGCACCGTTGACCAAGAGCTCCTCACCGTGAAGACCTTCTACTTTTTCTTCTACTCGGCCTTCGGTTCCCTCTTCCCGCTTATGGGGGTATACTTCAAGCAGATGGGCATGAACGCGGCTCAGTGCGGCCTTCTCATCGGTCTGAGGCCGTTCATCGAGTTCCTGAGCGCTCCCTTCTGGGGCTCTTTGGCCGACAG ATGGCAAAAGGGTAAACTTATTCTATTGGCTTCCCTTTCTTGCTGGATCATCTTCACTCTGCCATTGGGTTTCATTCAGCCTCCGCCCACCTCTTGCATGGGCAAAAATGAATCGAACGACAGAATATCGACGTATCTGGTGGCATCTAACAGGGAGCTGAGAATTGTAAAAAGATCGACCAAACTGGAGGAGCTATATTACCCCGAGAATAAAGAAGAATATCTGGAGGTCGCGTCCAATGTTGTCTTCGAAAGATTACGACGAAGTACGGACGATAACGAGATATTTGATTATATGAAGAAACCAAAACCAAAAGAATTTAGTACATTCGGATCTTACGACATTGAGAGGAATGATGTTACAGATTTCGATAACATCGCATACGACTTGAGAAACAACAGAGTCAGGAGACAAACATCCGTCACGGATAAGGGCGATGTCGGAGAACTTAAATACAAGTTGTTATCCGAAAGCGACGATGCGGATGCGAGAGGGATCGACCTGGAAGCGTTGCAGGAGAAAAATCGTCCAGCCGACGTGTTGGAGTATAAACGCTTCATGAAG AATGAACCGGTAACCGATCAAACAGTCCCGAAGAAGGCTTACGTTCGTCCCAAAACGCGCGTGAAGCCACCACCGGAAAAGATAATGGTAAAACGAGACACGGAGAAGAAGCAAACGTTCTCGTACGAGGATGATATGATCAAAATTAATGACAGTGAGGAGGAAAACGAAAGAAATATGGATATGCCATTGGTGAGGAGTCGCAGGAGCACAAGACTGTTTCAGAGTCCTTTCGACTCAGATCGGTTATCACCTATGCCAGTTAAAACCGCCATGAATTATAACGAGAAAGAGCACTCGGATTGGGTGAAGCCACTTTTCAGTTCTATAGTCTACAGATTAGGG GATATTCAAAAAACATTCTTCCTCTTGCTATTATTGGTAGTAGTCGGTGAATTTTTTTCGGCGCCTGCCATAACATTAGCCGATTCAGCCGTTATTACTTTACTCGGTGAAGACGCCGATAG ATATGGTCATCAACGCATGTTTGGAAGTCTCGGATGGGGCTTGGCTATGTTCTTCGTTGGAATCGCTCTCGATCACAGTACCGCGTTTCCGGATCATCCTTGTAAACctgacgagagagagaaaaattacacaatttgtTTCGCAATATTCAGCGTTTTGATGGGCGCCGCGTTGATAACAGCGAcgcaaattaatttcaaatatgatgTTGCTCCCGCTGAGCCG GAGGTGGTGAAACCTCCGACTGAGCCAACGCGGGAAGAGCAACTTCAAAGTCAGTTATCCCAGCAGCTTAATCTGCCTGGGCTTCAGGATTCTTCCGCTCCCGATCCTAAGCCTCCTCCACCTCCCGAGGGGAAG ACCAAAATGTTCGCTCAAACGATGAAAGAAATACCGGAATGGGTGACGGTGCTGAAGCAATTCAAGAATGTAAAATGCGCGTCGTTTCTCTTCGTCGCATGGTTTATGGGATTTGGCATTGGATTGATTTTCACCTTTCTATTTTGGCACCTTCAGGATTATGGCGGCTCGCCGACTCTCTTCGGCGTTGCATCCGTAATCAATCATATTTCTGAGATCTTCGCGTATTTCTTCAGCTTCAAACTTATCCGACAAATGGGGCATGTTAAG GTGCTGTGTCTGGGTCTAGGCGGAAATGTTCTCCGATTCCTCTACATATCTTGGCTAAAAAATCCATGGTGGGTGTTGCCCTTCGAATTCATTCAGGGTATTACGCATGCGGCAGTATGGGCGGCATGCTGCAGTTATATCGCTCACAATACACCGCCGCAATTGCGTTCGAGTGCGCAAGGTGTTCTTCAAGGACTTCATCATGGACTTGGAAGAGGTTGCGGTGCAGTAATCGGTGGCATGTTCGTTGCAGCTTatg GTACGACCAATGTTTTCCGAACGTACGGTCTTATCTGCATTATCGTCCTGGCGGTCTTCGTGTTCATCAATTTCTACAGAAAAGATACCGGCTTTGTATCCGAATTACCGCAGACGGAAGATCCGCATCAAGTAGCCGAGGCTACCCATTTGGCACCACACGGTGTACCAAGCAACGCTATACCGCGAGCTCTTAGCTCCACTCGCTTGCATGAACTGGCTAATCAGGATGCAGGCTACGGGGCGACTTATCAGACTGCTGGTGGAAATCTCGCGGTACCCGGTGCTAACGGAG GCCCAGGCAATCCAACGAATCCATTTTTGAATGGCGGAGGTGGCGGCGAAGGTGGATATAATTACG ATCTACAGTGA